The nucleotide sequence CGTCTCTGGACTGATGGAAAAGTGAACGGGCAGCCCGCGCGGCTTCCTGCATCTTAAGCGGTCTGCGCGACAGGTGCCTGTCGCATCCTTTCGACGCGCAGATGGTTGAGCGTCTGCATGTCGAGGTCGGAGAGGCCGAGCCCGTGGGCGCCGGCGATGACCAGGTCCAGCACCGCCCAGCAGAGGCTGAGGCAGCTGCTTTCTCCGGGGAAGCGACCGATGACCTTGGTCCGGCGCTTGACCTCTTCCAGGGAGCGCTCCAGAAGGTTGGTGCTGCGCAACCGGTGGCGTAGCCGGCCGGGGTATCGGAGGTGGACCACCAGCGCCGGCAGGTCCTCGGCCAGGCAGGCCGCGGCGGAGGGATAGTCACGCTCCAGCCGGCTGACGAGGTGACGCAGCCCCTCCTCGGCAGAGGCCTCGCTGTCGGCCTCGTTGAGGACCCGCCAGTAGGCCTCGCGGACCTCCTTCTGGATGTCGCCGCGCTTGGGCAGCTTGGCCAGGATGTTGCGCAATCGATGCACCGTACACCGCTGGCGGTCGGCGTCGGGCCACAGCTGCTCCGCCGCCAGCACCAGCCCGGGGGCCCCGTCCGTGACCGCCAGCCAGGGAGATCTCAGGCCGCGCCTGGCCAGGCCCCGGCCGAAGTCCCGCCAGTCCTCGAAGCGCTCTCGCTGACCCAGCGCGACGTCGAGCAGAACTCGCTTCCCGGTGGTGTCGTAGCCCCAGGCCACCAGCACCCCTTCCTTGGCGCCACTGGGCCGGGTGGGCAGATAGACGGCGTCGAGGAAGAGCACCATCAGCTCCACCTCCGCCAGGCTGCCCGCCCTGAAGGCGAGGTAGCGGTCGCGGAGCTCGCGGCAGATGCGGCTGGCGGTGCTCTTGGAGAGCTGGCCCAGGCCGGCCTCGCTGAGCAGGCTCTCGATGTCGCGGTCGGACAGGCCGCGCACGTAGGCGCCGATGACCAGCGCCTCCAGCGGGCGGGTGCGGATCACCGCCGAGGTGTCGGGGATGATCTTGGAGACGAAGCGCTGGGCGGTGTCGCGCAGCAGCGGCATCTGGATCTCAAGCTCGCCCTCGGCGGTCTGCACCCGTCGCGGCCGGACCCCGTTGCGGGATCCCTTCGCCGCCGGCGTCCGCTCATAGCGCGCCCGGCCCAGAAACCCGGCGACCTCCTCGTCGACCCCGCGCTGCATCACCAGGCGGGCGCCCAGCCTGCCCAGCTCAGCCAGCCGGCCAGGGTCGGCGAAGCCCTCCGCCAGCAGGTCGTCGATGGCCTGCTCCAAGGCGTCCGATGGGGCTACTCTTTGATTCGACACGGCGTGGTCCTCCATGGTGGTTTGCAAGTCCACCGCGTAGGCTACGCCGTTCAACTTTTACATCACCCTTGGGACGCCACCTACTACAACTGCGATCGCCCCCACCGAAGTCTGGAACTACATCCGCCACGACCGCGTTCGCCGGGCTCCTCCGGAGCGATCGTCTCCAGGCCAGTCCTTGGCGGTCTCCATCACGTCTACTCCAGAGCCGCGTGAACTCAAACCGACTTTTGCCCTCCCACAGGTTCACTCTCGTTCGCCTTCCCGACCCATACCTGACGCCTCCTGGGCGCCTTTTCCGCAACGCTCACCACCCCGGCTCTTGACCGGAGCAG is from Terriglobales bacterium and encodes:
- a CDS encoding IS256 family transposase; protein product: MNGVAYAVDLQTTMEDHAVSNQRVAPSDALEQAIDDLLAEGFADPGRLAELGRLGARLVMQRGVDEEVAGFLGRARYERTPAAKGSRNGVRPRRVQTAEGELEIQMPLLRDTAQRFVSKIIPDTSAVIRTRPLEALVIGAYVRGLSDRDIESLLSEAGLGQLSKSTASRICRELRDRYLAFRAGSLAEVELMVLFLDAVYLPTRPSGAKEGVLVAWGYDTTGKRVLLDVALGQRERFEDWRDFGRGLARRGLRSPWLAVTDGAPGLVLAAEQLWPDADRQRCTVHRLRNILAKLPKRGDIQKEVREAYWRVLNEADSEASAEEGLRHLVSRLERDYPSAAACLAEDLPALVVHLRYPGRLRHRLRSTNLLERSLEEVKRRTKVIGRFPGESSCLSLCWAVLDLVIAGAHGLGLSDLDMQTLNHLRVERMRQAPVAQTA